The Geobacter sp. AOG2 genome includes a window with the following:
- the atpH gene encoding ATP synthase F1 subunit delta — protein sequence MINNTIARRYAKALVQLGSEAGLIDRFNEELSAVDGLFSGNGELRAAFGNPAFTAEQKKGIMKELVAKAGCSELVGNFLLLLVDKNRVAFLDQIVQTYKKLADEQSGVIRPFIRTAFPLDDAQVASIQGALEKKTGKKVVPQVTVDQALLGGVVTQIGDTAFDSSVKTQLKRIQDILQKG from the coding sequence GTGATCAACAATACGATTGCGAGACGATACGCCAAGGCCCTGGTGCAGCTTGGTTCGGAGGCCGGCCTGATCGACCGCTTCAATGAGGAGCTTTCCGCGGTGGACGGTCTTTTCTCCGGCAATGGCGAGCTGCGGGCCGCATTCGGCAACCCGGCTTTCACCGCCGAGCAGAAGAAGGGGATCATGAAGGAGCTGGTGGCGAAGGCCGGCTGCTCCGAACTGGTCGGGAACTTCCTGCTCCTCCTGGTGGACAAGAACCGCGTGGCCTTCCTCGACCAGATCGTCCAGACCTACAAAAAACTGGCCGACGAACAGTCCGGCGTCATCCGTCCCTTCATCAGGACCGCCTTCCCGCTGGACGACGCCCAGGTGGCCTCCATTCAGGGCGCCCTGGAGAAAAAGACCGGCAAGAAGGTCGTGCCGCAGGTGACGGTGGACCAGGCCCTTCTGGGCGGCGTCGTGACCCAGATCGGCGATACGGCCTTTGACAGCAGCGTAAAAACTCAGCTTAAACGGATTCAAGATATACTACAGAAGGGGTAA
- a CDS encoding tautomerase family protein, producing MPSVLIEVRQHYPVEVEKGIMEAVHSALRECFKIMPHDRNVRLLVHEPHRFECPPDRERPEYYTHISIDCFAGRSLEAKRSLYKAIVTNLSKYDIPANHVKIMLREIAPENWGIRGGYAACDIDLGFKIDV from the coding sequence ATGCCAAGCGTTCTGATAGAAGTCCGCCAGCACTACCCCGTCGAGGTCGAGAAGGGAATCATGGAGGCCGTTCACTCGGCCCTGAGAGAGTGCTTCAAAATAATGCCCCATGATCGCAATGTGAGGTTGCTGGTCCATGAGCCCCATCGGTTCGAATGCCCGCCGGATCGGGAGCGGCCGGAATACTATACGCACATCAGCATAGATTGCTTTGCCGGCAGATCTCTTGAGGCAAAGAGGTCATTGTACAAGGCCATCGTAACCAATCTCTCGAAATACGATATCCCCGCCAACCATGTGAAGATAATGCTGCGGGAAATCGCCCCCGAGAATTGGGGCATCAGAGGGGGCTACGCGGCGTGCGATATCGATCTTGGTTTCAAAATCGATGTCTGA
- the atpG gene encoding ATP synthase F1 subunit gamma: MASLKSIKKRIVSVKNTRQITKAMKMVSAAKLRRAQENVVAARPYAGKLAEVLQSLAGSVEGDLHPLLEKREAKKLLLVVVTSDRGLCGGFNGNLCKAGERFIKEKQGEFEEITLMTVGRKGYEALKNRHTIAKNFPNVLAKPSYQTAAMLAHEVIDGYLAAEYDQVILLYNAFRTVMSQDITFQQLLPVEAEEKTVADENPVEYIYEPSVAQLLAEILPKNIEVQIFKAMLESVAAEHGARMTAMDSASKNANEMIGKLTLQYNRARQAAITTELMEIISGAESIKG; this comes from the coding sequence ATGGCAAGCCTTAAAAGCATTAAAAAACGGATCGTATCCGTAAAGAATACCCGGCAGATCACCAAGGCCATGAAGATGGTCTCGGCCGCCAAGCTGCGCCGGGCTCAGGAGAACGTCGTTGCGGCGCGCCCCTACGCCGGCAAGCTGGCCGAGGTGCTCCAGTCCCTGGCCGGCAGTGTGGAAGGGGATCTCCACCCGCTTCTGGAGAAGCGCGAAGCCAAGAAGCTCCTCCTGGTGGTGGTCACCTCCGACCGCGGCCTGTGCGGCGGTTTCAACGGCAACCTGTGCAAGGCCGGCGAGCGCTTCATCAAGGAGAAACAGGGCGAGTTCGAGGAAATCACGCTGATGACGGTCGGGCGCAAGGGGTACGAGGCGCTCAAAAACCGCCACACCATCGCCAAGAACTTTCCCAACGTGCTGGCCAAGCCGAGCTACCAGACCGCGGCCATGCTGGCCCACGAGGTGATCGACGGCTACCTGGCCGCGGAATACGACCAGGTCATCCTGCTCTATAATGCCTTCCGCACGGTCATGTCCCAGGACATCACCTTCCAGCAGCTCCTGCCGGTGGAAGCCGAAGAGAAGACCGTGGCCGACGAGAACCCGGTGGAATACATCTACGAACCGTCGGTGGCCCAACTTCTGGCCGAGATCCTGCCCAAGAACATCGAGGTGCAGATCTTCAAGGCCATGCTGGAGTCGGTGGCCGCCGAACACGGCGCCCGCATGACCGCCATGGACAGCGCATCCAAAAACGCCAACGAGATGATCGGCAAGCTGACCCTGCAATACAACCGGGCCCGCCAGGCCGCCATCACCACCGAGCTGATGGAGATCATTTCCGGCGCCGAATCGATCAAGGGATAA
- the atpA gene encoding F0F1 ATP synthase subunit alpha yields the protein MEIRAEEISEIIRKQIKEYGKEVEVSETGTIISIGDGIARIHGLAGAMAGELLEFPGGVSGMVLNLEEDNVGAAILGEFAEIKEGDTVKRTGRITEVPVGDALVGRVVNAIGQPIDGKGPINTSTFSKVEIKAPGIVSRKSVHQPMATGLKAIDSMVPIGRGQRELIIGDRQTGKTAVAIDTIINQKGGDVICIYVAIGQKRSTVAQVVSKLSEHGAMDYTIVVAATASESAPLQFIAPYTGVTMGEYFRDNKKHALIIYDDLSKQAVAYRQLSLLLRRPPGREAYPGDVFYLHSRLLERACKLSDECGAGSLTALPIIETQAGDVSAYIPTNVISITDGQIYLESDLFFSGVRPAINVGLSVSRVGGSAQTKSMKQVAGTLRLNLAQYREMAAFAQFGSDLDKATQMQLARGERLVEILKQPQYRPIPNEKQVLIIFAANNGFLDDYQVSALKRYEPELYAFFDNRQADLLAELRDKKAIDDELKGKIVAALEQFKKEFTA from the coding sequence ATGGAAATCAGAGCCGAAGAGATCAGCGAGATCATCAGGAAACAGATCAAGGAGTATGGCAAGGAGGTAGAGGTGTCGGAAACCGGCACGATCATCTCCATCGGTGACGGTATCGCCCGTATCCACGGCCTGGCTGGCGCCATGGCCGGCGAGCTGCTGGAGTTCCCCGGCGGCGTGTCCGGCATGGTCCTCAACCTGGAAGAGGACAACGTCGGCGCCGCTATTCTCGGTGAATTCGCCGAGATCAAGGAAGGCGACACGGTCAAGCGTACCGGCCGCATCACCGAGGTACCGGTTGGTGACGCCCTGGTCGGCCGCGTCGTCAACGCCATCGGCCAGCCCATCGACGGCAAAGGCCCCATCAACACCAGCACCTTCAGCAAGGTGGAGATCAAGGCCCCCGGCATCGTCAGCCGCAAGTCGGTTCACCAGCCCATGGCCACCGGCCTCAAGGCGATCGACTCCATGGTTCCCATCGGGCGCGGCCAGCGCGAGCTGATCATCGGCGACCGCCAGACCGGCAAGACCGCCGTTGCCATCGATACGATCATCAACCAGAAGGGCGGCGACGTGATCTGCATCTATGTCGCCATCGGCCAGAAGCGTTCCACGGTCGCCCAGGTCGTTTCCAAGCTGAGCGAGCACGGCGCCATGGATTACACCATCGTCGTCGCCGCCACCGCCTCCGAGTCGGCCCCGCTCCAGTTCATCGCCCCCTACACCGGCGTCACCATGGGCGAGTACTTCCGCGACAACAAGAAGCACGCCCTGATCATCTACGATGACCTTTCCAAACAGGCCGTCGCCTATCGCCAGCTCTCCCTGCTGCTCCGCCGCCCGCCAGGACGCGAAGCCTATCCGGGCGACGTTTTCTATCTCCACAGCCGTCTGCTGGAGCGCGCCTGCAAACTGTCCGACGAGTGCGGCGCCGGTTCACTCACCGCCCTGCCGATCATCGAGACCCAGGCCGGCGACGTGTCCGCCTACATCCCGACCAACGTCATCTCCATCACCGACGGCCAGATCTATCTGGAGTCCGACCTGTTCTTCTCCGGCGTCCGCCCGGCCATCAACGTCGGCCTCTCGGTCTCCCGCGTCGGCGGTTCCGCCCAGACCAAGTCCATGAAGCAGGTCGCCGGTACGCTGCGCCTCAACCTGGCCCAGTACCGCGAGATGGCCGCCTTCGCCCAGTTCGGTTCCGACCTGGACAAGGCCACCCAGATGCAGTTGGCCCGCGGCGAGCGCCTGGTTGAGATCCTCAAGCAGCCCCAGTACCGTCCGATCCCCAACGAAAAACAGGTCCTGATCATCTTCGCCGCCAACAACGGCTTCCTCGATGACTACCAGGTCTCGGCGCTCAAGCGCTACGAGCCGGAACTGTACGCCTTTTTCGACAACCGTCAGGCCGACCTTTTGGCCGAACTGCGCGACAAGAAGGCCATCGACGATGAGCTGAAGGGCAAGATCGTTGCCGCGCTGGAGCAGTTCAAGAAGGAATTCACCGCGTAA
- a CDS encoding cytochrome c3 family protein, whose product MPKPFIPLLAVAIGLSAAPAAMAFECKVCHSKNPKMVAMHTALRGEGCFGCHNPGEKLMGKNRPTDRESLLKRRVTDAQCARCHGEKES is encoded by the coding sequence ATGCCAAAACCGTTCATACCGCTACTCGCCGTGGCAATCGGCCTGTCCGCAGCACCAGCGGCCATGGCCTTCGAATGCAAGGTCTGCCACAGCAAAAATCCCAAGATGGTGGCCATGCACACCGCCCTCCGGGGGGAGGGCTGTTTCGGTTGTCACAATCCGGGGGAGAAACTGATGGGCAAGAACCGGCCCACAGACAGGGAAAGCCTGCTGAAACGCAGGGTCACGGACGCACAGTGCGCGCGGTGCCACGGGGAAAAAGAATCTTGA
- a CDS encoding RluA family pseudouridine synthase: protein MTEDQGGRRLDDAVALLFDGLSKSEARRIIDRGGCSVNVALVRVASRTVKAGDVVEVGVMEPGRFRELVLPPEALLYEDNDLIAVDKPAGANTQRTPYQLKGTMEFWVAEYFRQHGIMEPARVIHRLDRGTSGVMVFPKHKRAAAWLSARFHDGLADKRYLALVSGQPRQETWRMDGPIGKLGTSRYGVMAGGRSALTEFRVVAAAAGGALVEAHPLTGRTHQIRVHLEASGLPIVGDATYGGAEAVRMMLHCASLSFKNEKGVEIRLEAPLDRAFEAALRDCGIP from the coding sequence GTGACAGAAGATCAGGGGGGGCGGCGGCTGGACGATGCCGTGGCGCTCCTGTTCGACGGCCTCAGCAAGTCCGAGGCGCGGCGGATCATCGACCGGGGCGGGTGCAGCGTCAACGTCGCCCTGGTCCGGGTGGCGTCGCGCACCGTCAAGGCGGGGGACGTGGTGGAGGTGGGCGTGATGGAGCCGGGCAGGTTCCGGGAACTCGTCCTGCCCCCGGAGGCCCTCCTGTACGAGGACAACGACCTGATCGCGGTCGACAAGCCCGCCGGGGCGAATACCCAGCGGACCCCCTATCAGCTCAAGGGGACCATGGAGTTCTGGGTGGCCGAATACTTCCGCCAGCATGGGATCATGGAACCGGCCAGGGTGATCCACCGTCTGGACCGGGGCACCTCGGGGGTGATGGTGTTCCCGAAACACAAGCGGGCCGCCGCCTGGCTTTCGGCCCGTTTTCACGACGGCCTGGCGGACAAGCGCTACCTGGCCCTGGTCAGCGGACAGCCGCGGCAGGAAACCTGGCGCATGGACGGCCCCATCGGCAAGCTGGGCACGTCGCGCTACGGCGTCATGGCGGGAGGCAGATCGGCCCTGACCGAGTTCCGCGTGGTGGCTGCCGCCGCCGGAGGCGCCCTGGTGGAGGCGCACCCCCTGACCGGGCGCACCCACCAGATCCGCGTCCATCTGGAGGCGTCCGGGCTGCCCATCGTCGGGGACGCCACCTACGGCGGCGCGGAGGCTGTGCGCATGATGCTGCACTGCGCCAGTCTCTCGTTCAAAAACGAAAAGGGTGTGGAGATCCGTCTCGAAGCCCCCCTGGACCGGGCCTTCGAGGCCGCTTTGCGGGATTGCGGCATACCCTGA
- a CDS encoding ATP synthase F0 subunit B, with protein MLMVSDRTKKIAFSLACIAVIALAASAGFAEEGGEAAHHADHAAAQMKDFGWRVFDFAVLVVIMVWALKKANVKGSLADRQAQIEKNLKEAEQGRAVAEAKLAEYSTKLDQASKEIDELHAAIIREGEQEKERIIGEARKAAEKIALQASQSAEQETLKARAELRAEAARLAVEIATGKLTGAIQKADHDRFVGEYLDKVVQIQ; from the coding sequence ATGTTGATGGTATCCGATCGTACAAAGAAAATCGCCTTCTCCCTGGCCTGTATTGCCGTTATCGCCCTGGCCGCCTCCGCCGGTTTTGCCGAAGAGGGTGGCGAGGCTGCGCACCATGCCGACCACGCCGCCGCCCAGATGAAGGATTTCGGCTGGCGCGTGTTCGACTTCGCCGTTCTGGTCGTTATTATGGTATGGGCGCTGAAAAAGGCCAATGTGAAGGGCTCGCTGGCCGACCGCCAGGCCCAGATCGAAAAGAACCTCAAGGAAGCCGAGCAGGGCCGGGCCGTTGCCGAGGCCAAGCTGGCGGAATACAGCACCAAGCTCGACCAGGCATCCAAAGAGATTGACGAACTGCACGCCGCCATCATCCGCGAGGGTGAGCAGGAGAAAGAGCGCATCATCGGCGAGGCCCGCAAGGCTGCCGAAAAGATCGCGCTCCAGGCCAGCCAGTCCGCCGAGCAGGAAACCCTCAAGGCCCGTGCCGAGCTGCGCGCCGAGGCTGCCCGCCTGGCGGTGGAGATCGCCACCGGCAAGCTGACCGGCGCCATCCAGAAGGCCGACCACGACCGATTTGTCGGCGAATATCTTGACAAGGTGGTACAGATCCAGTGA
- a CDS encoding response regulator transcription factor produces the protein MADEAKTGARVFLVDDHPAVRQGLALLLAQKDYVVCGEAGDRAGALELLDGSPADLALVDLSLGEESGLDLIGDLHERGIPALIYSMHEDAETIERAFGAGADGYVTKREVSDVLLEAVAGVLAGRRHVSPHAAQSLADRVLATQAGQAEGVLSERERQIMAMTGRGDTSAEIAATLAISARTVETYYSRIMDKLGLDGMKALRRHAIHNYQ, from the coding sequence ATGGCTGACGAAGCGAAAACCGGGGCACGGGTCTTTCTGGTCGACGACCACCCGGCGGTGCGCCAGGGATTGGCGTTGCTGCTTGCCCAGAAGGACTACGTGGTCTGCGGCGAGGCGGGCGATCGGGCCGGGGCGCTGGAACTGCTCGACGGTTCCCCGGCGGATCTGGCTTTGGTGGACCTTTCCCTGGGCGAGGAGAGTGGGCTCGACCTGATCGGCGACCTGCACGAGCGCGGCATACCGGCGCTGATCTACTCCATGCACGAGGACGCCGAAACCATCGAGCGGGCATTCGGCGCCGGCGCCGACGGTTACGTCACCAAGCGGGAGGTTTCCGACGTCCTTCTGGAAGCGGTGGCCGGCGTGCTTGCCGGGCGCCGCCACGTCAGTCCCCACGCGGCCCAAAGCCTCGCCGACAGGGTGCTTGCCACGCAGGCCGGCCAAGCGGAGGGGGTGCTCAGCGAGCGGGAACGCCAGATCATGGCAATGACCGGCCGGGGCGACACCAGCGCCGAAATCGCCGCAACCCTCGCCATCAGCGCCCGCACCGTGGAAACCTATTATTCCCGGATCATGGATAAGCTTGGCCTGGACGGGATGAAGGCCCTGAGGCGCCACGCCATCCATAATTACCAGTAG
- a CDS encoding response regulator transcription factor, whose protein sequence is MGHEKKNPRIILVDDHPAVRQGVALLLMQEGFTICCEAESRAEALERLQGCGADIALVDLSLGEESGLDLIGDLKKRDIPVLIYSMHEDTGSIERAFAFGAGGYVTKRDLAAELVQAVRDVLAGQRHISPRAAQGLAKKLVSAPMAIWDESLSERERQVMAMISRGDTTSDIAAALAVSHRTVETYYSRIMEKVGLDGMKALRQYAIRNTR, encoded by the coding sequence ATGGGCCACGAGAAAAAGAACCCTCGAATCATTCTGGTTGACGACCACCCGGCAGTACGCCAGGGGGTTGCGCTTCTGCTTATGCAGGAAGGGTTCACGATCTGCTGCGAGGCGGAAAGCCGGGCCGAAGCCCTGGAACGTCTCCAGGGGTGCGGGGCCGATATCGCCCTGGTGGACCTTTCCCTGGGGGAGGAGAGCGGCCTCGATCTGATCGGGGATCTGAAAAAACGGGACATACCGGTGCTGATCTATTCCATGCACGAGGATACGGGCAGCATCGAACGGGCATTCGCCTTCGGCGCGGGCGGCTATGTCACCAAGCGGGATCTTGCGGCCGAGTTGGTGCAGGCGGTTCGCGACGTCCTGGCGGGGCAGCGCCACATCAGTCCCCGGGCCGCCCAGGGCCTGGCAAAAAAACTGGTTTCCGCCCCGATGGCGATTTGGGACGAATCCCTGAGCGAGCGGGAGCGCCAGGTCATGGCCATGATCAGCCGGGGCGATACCACCTCCGACATCGCCGCGGCCCTTGCCGTAAGCCACCGCACCGTGGAAACATATTACTCCCGGATCATGGAAAAAGTAGGCCTCGACGGCATGAAAGCCCTGAGGCAATACGCCATCAGGAACACCCGATAG
- a CDS encoding ParA family protein: protein MSKIICIANQKGGVGKTTTAVNLAASLAAAEKPTLLVDIDPQGNATSGVGIDKSRLKHSVYDALVNEADARGLVMDIGQPFLHVIPANSDLAGAELELASEIGRELKLKFALAPLVEQYRYIIIDCPPSLNLLTVNAMTVADSVLIPLQCEFYAMEGLSQILRTIGLIQRGLNPLLKVEGILLTMFDSRGNLGKEVVAEIRTHFADQVFEAVIPRNVRLAEAPSHGKPVIHYDISSRGAASYLQLAREIIQRETANG, encoded by the coding sequence ATGTCCAAGATCATCTGCATCGCCAATCAGAAGGGTGGGGTCGGCAAGACCACCACCGCCGTCAATCTGGCCGCCTCGCTGGCTGCGGCCGAGAAGCCGACGCTTCTGGTTGATATCGACCCGCAGGGCAACGCGACCAGCGGCGTGGGGATCGACAAATCCCGGCTGAAGCACTCCGTCTACGACGCTCTCGTCAACGAGGCGGACGCCCGGGGCCTGGTCATGGACATCGGGCAGCCGTTTTTGCATGTCATACCGGCAAATTCCGACCTCGCCGGGGCGGAGCTGGAACTGGCCTCCGAGATCGGCCGGGAACTGAAGCTGAAATTCGCCCTTGCCCCCCTGGTGGAGCAGTATCGGTACATCATCATCGACTGTCCCCCGTCGCTCAACCTGTTGACCGTCAACGCCATGACCGTGGCCGATTCCGTGCTGATCCCGCTCCAGTGCGAGTTTTACGCCATGGAGGGGCTTTCCCAGATCCTGCGCACCATCGGCCTGATCCAGCGGGGGCTCAATCCGTTGCTCAAGGTGGAGGGAATTCTGCTGACCATGTTCGATTCCCGCGGCAACCTGGGCAAGGAAGTGGTGGCGGAGATCAGGACCCATTTCGCCGACCAGGTGTTCGAGGCGGTCATTCCGCGCAACGTGCGCCTGGCCGAGGCGCCCAGCCACGGCAAGCCGGTCATTCATTACGACATATCGTCACGCGGTGCCGCCAGTTATCTGCAACTGGCCCGGGAAATCATCCAGAGGGAGACGGCCAATGGTTAA
- a CDS encoding sensor histidine kinase, whose protein sequence is MVRWLYCIILVAMLQSPALAANPLARQGGLELGGHDLGRDGPLRLDGEWEFYWGRLLAPKDFHGPHAPEKNGYLSLPASWNDFKLNGKKIGETGYATFRLRVLPGPGRRELALRLFDIPSACRLWVNGALLAASGRVGTSTATEVPGPSVLLARFPSTGEPLELILQVSNYHSRVGGVTSPILLGDAGAIEAGQVRRWGMALFFIGSLLVMGVYHLVLFSFRRRDVSPLYFGCYCLLWMGSLLASNTGDWSIRLFFPAVPAPLLNMIDAICFFLSVPVGYSFFRSLYPQEFSVRVLRFSQVMAGLFLAVALFFPALTLSRLLPVYYAGAVLQIVYSLAMLLRARIKGREGATFILAGFVILGLVGINDMLYDLRLIPSLFLIPVGMFVFILFQAFALSLRFSRAFSAVERLSGELEQKNVSLETEMAERLGLERKIVMISEEERRSISHNLHDGLCQQLTGARLRCSVLERKLAGAGEDTAELRQLSSLLEESVDHAYNLSRGLWPVEHDPRGMSPSLEELTRRFAESTGIAIEFQQERACVSCANEQITHLYRIAQEALTNAVKHARPSRITVAFTCLGGGGIVTLAVSDNGIGRDRAARSQGGLGLGIMAHRARMIGGSLRIGDAEGGGTVVTCTVPCEAGMTGEERDG, encoded by the coding sequence ATGGTGCGCTGGCTCTACTGCATCATACTGGTCGCCATGCTCCAATCCCCGGCCCTGGCCGCCAATCCCCTTGCCCGGCAGGGAGGATTGGAACTCGGCGGCCATGACCTGGGCCGGGACGGCCCCCTGCGCCTCGACGGCGAGTGGGAGTTCTACTGGGGGCGGTTACTGGCTCCGAAGGATTTCCACGGTCCCCATGCCCCCGAAAAAAACGGCTACCTTTCCCTGCCGGCGTCCTGGAACGATTTCAAACTCAACGGCAAAAAGATCGGAGAGACGGGGTACGCAACATTTCGTCTGCGGGTCCTGCCGGGACCGGGCAGGCGCGAGTTGGCCCTGCGCCTCTTCGACATCCCCTCGGCCTGCCGGCTGTGGGTCAACGGCGCCCTCCTCGCCGCAAGCGGTCGCGTGGGGACGAGTACCGCCACGGAAGTCCCCGGCCCATCGGTACTCCTGGCCCGTTTCCCGAGTACGGGAGAGCCGCTTGAACTGATCCTCCAGGTGTCCAATTACCACTCGCGGGTGGGCGGCGTCACCTCGCCCATCCTGCTGGGGGATGCCGGGGCGATCGAGGCCGGCCAGGTCCGGCGCTGGGGAATGGCCCTGTTCTTCATCGGCAGTCTCCTGGTCATGGGGGTCTACCATCTGGTCCTGTTCTCGTTCCGCAGACGGGACGTCTCGCCGCTCTACTTCGGGTGCTACTGTCTTTTGTGGATGGGCTCGCTCCTCGCTTCGAACACGGGCGACTGGAGCATCCGCCTCTTCTTCCCGGCAGTCCCGGCGCCGCTTCTGAACATGATCGACGCGATCTGTTTTTTTCTTTCCGTGCCGGTCGGCTACAGCTTTTTCCGCTCTCTGTACCCCCAGGAGTTTTCCGTGCGCGTCCTGCGCTTTTCCCAGGTCATGGCAGGGCTGTTCCTGGCCGTGGCCCTGTTCTTTCCGGCCCTGACGCTCAGCCGCCTGCTGCCGGTCTACTATGCCGGAGCCGTCCTGCAGATCGTTTACAGCCTGGCCATGCTCCTCAGGGCGAGGATAAAGGGGAGGGAAGGGGCGACGTTCATTCTGGCCGGCTTCGTCATCCTGGGGCTTGTCGGCATCAACGACATGCTCTATGATCTCCGCCTGATCCCGTCCCTGTTTCTGATACCGGTGGGGATGTTCGTTTTTATCCTGTTCCAGGCCTTTGCCCTGTCGCTGCGGTTTTCCCGCGCCTTCTCCGCCGTCGAGCGCCTTTCGGGCGAACTGGAGCAGAAGAACGTCTCCCTGGAAACGGAGATGGCCGAGCGTCTCGGATTGGAACGGAAGATCGTCATGATCAGCGAGGAGGAGCGCCGGAGCATCAGCCACAATCTGCACGACGGACTCTGCCAGCAGTTGACCGGCGCCAGGCTGCGCTGTTCCGTGCTGGAACGCAAGCTGGCGGGCGCCGGGGAGGATACGGCCGAGTTGCGGCAACTCTCCTCCCTGTTGGAGGAGTCGGTCGATCACGCCTACAACCTCTCCCGGGGTCTCTGGCCGGTCGAGCACGATCCCCGGGGCATGAGCCCGTCCCTGGAGGAGTTGACCCGGCGTTTCGCCGAATCGACCGGCATCGCCATAGAATTCCAACAGGAACGGGCCTGCGTCTCCTGTGCCAACGAGCAGATCACCCACCTGTACCGCATCGCCCAGGAGGCGCTCACCAACGCCGTGAAACATGCCCGGCCGAGCCGGATTACCGTGGCGTTCACCTGTCTGGGCGGGGGGGGGATCGTCACCCTCGCGGTGAGCGACAACGGCATCGGCAGAGACCGGGCGGCCAGGTCGCAGGGGGGGCTGGGGTTGGGGATCATGGCCCACCGCGCCAGGATGATCGGCGGCTCGCTCAGGATCGGGGATGCCGAGGGGGGCGGGACCGTGGTTACCTGTACGGTCCCATGCGAAGCGGGCATGACAGGGGAGGAACGGGATGGCTGA
- a CDS encoding ATP synthase F0 subunit B — protein MIELNLAFVVQVINFGILVLILNIFLYKPIRKTLADRRRVIDSAREKAASVDLEVQEKMARYEARLHEAKTEAAGRRAVALKEAQAEETALLEKARKEAAGSLDAIRTKVAKEAADARALLKQQAEALSGDICEKILGRSL, from the coding sequence GTGATTGAATTAAATTTGGCATTCGTTGTTCAGGTCATCAACTTCGGGATTCTTGTCCTCATCCTCAACATCTTCCTCTACAAGCCGATCCGCAAGACCCTGGCCGATCGTCGCCGGGTGATCGACTCCGCCCGTGAAAAGGCCGCTTCCGTCGATCTGGAGGTCCAGGAGAAGATGGCCCGGTACGAGGCCCGTCTGCACGAGGCCAAGACCGAGGCTGCCGGCCGTCGCGCCGTGGCCCTCAAAGAGGCCCAGGCCGAAGAAACCGCGCTTCTGGAGAAGGCCCGCAAGGAAGCCGCCGGCTCCCTGGACGCAATCCGCACCAAGGTCGCCAAGGAGGCCGCCGACGCCCGCGCGCTGCTGAAACAGCAGGCCGAGGCCCTGTCCGGCGACATCTGTGAGAAAATCCTGGGGAGGAGCCTGTAA
- a CDS encoding ParB/RepB/Spo0J family partition protein, whose protein sequence is MVKKGGLGRGMAALLQVTETVGEHSDYFICPIEKIRPNRNQPRKYFATDKLEELAASIREQGIIQPLVVTKKDGFYEIVAGERRWRAAQKAGVRDVPVVIREASEDTVLELALIENIQRQDLNAIEEAQAYRSLVEHFGISHEDVAKKVGKNRTSVTNSLRLLKLPVEVQQDIVEERMSMGHARTLLALESPESILTARHEIVQRQLSVREAENLVRRLKMNPHPAPHKRPQQPDLLMGALEEQLQKRFQARVAIRRVGAKGGRLEIHFSDPDELTRIVDLLEL, encoded by the coding sequence ATGGTTAAGAAAGGCGGCCTCGGGAGAGGGATGGCGGCGCTGTTGCAGGTAACGGAAACGGTCGGCGAGCACTCCGATTATTTTATCTGCCCCATCGAGAAGATCAGGCCCAACCGGAACCAGCCCCGCAAGTATTTCGCCACGGACAAGCTGGAGGAGTTGGCCGCCTCCATCCGCGAGCAGGGTATTATCCAGCCGCTGGTGGTGACCAAGAAGGACGGCTTCTACGAGATCGTCGCCGGCGAGCGCCGCTGGCGCGCCGCCCAGAAGGCCGGCGTCCGGGACGTGCCGGTGGTCATCCGCGAGGCCAGCGAGGACACGGTACTGGAGCTGGCCCTGATCGAGAATATCCAGCGCCAGGATCTGAACGCCATCGAAGAGGCCCAGGCGTACCGCTCGCTGGTGGAACATTTCGGCATCTCCCACGAGGATGTGGCCAAAAAGGTCGGCAAGAACCGCACCAGCGTCACCAATTCCCTGCGGTTGCTCAAGCTGCCCGTCGAGGTGCAGCAGGATATCGTGGAGGAACGCATGAGCATGGGCCATGCCCGCACCCTTCTGGCCCTGGAGAGCCCCGAGTCGATCCTCACGGCCCGCCACGAGATCGTGCAGCGCCAATTGAGCGTCCGGGAGGCCGAAAACCTGGTGCGGCGGCTGAAGATGAATCCCCACCCCGCGCCGCACAAGCGCCCGCAGCAGCCCGATCTGCTCATGGGGGCTCTGGAAGAGCAGTTGCAGAAGCGCTTCCAGGCACGGGTCGCCATCCGCAGGGTCGGGGCCAAGGGGGGGAGGCTGGAGATCCATTTCAGCGATCCCGACGAGTTGACCCGCATCGTCGATCTGCTCGAACTGTAG